The DNA window AAATGGATGTAAAAGCTGCTAGACCTTCTACCCAGAACATAGATTCTTGTATTACTTTTTGGAAATCAGTCATTATGTGTACTACTATTTAAATAATTGTTTATTGAGGGCTTTAAAATAATTCTGACTTGGTTCCGTCAGGTGGAATTAGATTTCCGTGATTTTGTGCAAGTCCTTCTTCTTCAATAGGAGTTTCTGCATTACGGGATTTCAATGCCATCGCCATTGCGTGGCCATTAGATGCTAAAGGATTAAAATCATAATCCAAAAGATCCCCATTTTCATCTTCTTTTTTCAAAGTGGGAACCATTACTAAAGTATGTCTTTCTGCATATTCTTTTGGAACAGTATGGTTTTCCATAATTGCCCAATTTTCAGATTTAGGATAAGCGGCATAATAAAATCTGATACCAAGATCATTATCAGTAGTTGTCGGGTCAATTTTTTTAGCTTCAGTTTCCAGGTCAGCAATGAATTTTTTCAGTTTTGGTAGATCAAACCAAATAGAGTGGGCGTCGTTCATTTCAAGATTTGAATTAATAGCTTGTAACTGATTGTTACGATAATTATTGATCAGTTCTTGAATAAAAGATGTGGTCATGGTGTTTGGAGCGCTAAGCGTTTCAATATCACCTTCGAAGATAGGTTTTGTTTCCATAATGTTAGTTTTTAACACATTGTTAGTTAGTTCTGCAAATCTCGGAAAAATTTTATGTTAAATAACAGGTGTTTTTCCTATTTATTATCCGTGATTTTACGGATTTCTTTTTTTTTATTTGCATACTGCTATCCTTATCAAAAATGAAGTGTCCTAAAAATTGCTATATTGCTTTTTAATATTGAGTTAGTCTTATTTTTTTGCGAAAATAACCAATTTATTATATATTATTTCTACGAAATTGGATATATTTACTATCGAAAAAAAAATCATTTTGAAAACAAAAATTTTTAGCATAGGTTTTATAAGCCTTTTATCGGTTTGGATGCTATTTCAGTCATGTAATGGTGATTCTGAAAATGACTTGTCCAAAGGTACAGTGGTTTCGCAAGATTACAAGAATCAGTTGATTAATAGTAAAACTGCGCAAACACTTGGAGATAATTATTTAGCTAATAACTATACTTTATTATTAGGAAGAAGGACGGCTAAAGGACTATCTGGTGAGGATGCCAGACAGGTGGTTTATCCAATAGAAGTTTTAGAAGCATATGTCGATCATGTGAAGTTAAAAGTAGGAGATGATGCCTTAATTGGAGTTAATATTGGACAATATCCTGCAAATAATGTGATAGATAACCATCAGAGACAAGGTTACAAAGGATATCAGACCATGTATCTAATGTCTTATAAGACAGCTAATGATACTATTTCTCCAAGTAATTGTGTTGAAGCAATGAATCATGGTAATCTTATTCCACCAGATGCAACAACAAATAAAAATGATATTGTAGATAAGAATTTTGAAAATTATTTAATTGCTGACGACGCAGCTGCGCTTTTGTATGATACGTATACTTTTAATAATGAAAAAACATTAGATGCACAGGGTGTAGAGGTAAAAAGACAATACTTTTATAGTGTTAATGTGCTAAAAGGATATCTTCAATATGTGAAAGAAGAAGCGGTGGCAAAAGGAATTACTGAGGTAAACATTTCTATCAATATAGGTCAGAATAGCTTCAGTTCAGATATGACAAGTAAAGGAAAACAAAAAGGAGGTAGTCAGTGTATCTATTTTACAGCATTCCCAAAAGGAAGTGATATGAAAGATATGGTAAGTAATCCTCTTAACAGTCTTTCTGCACTTAAATAATTTGTATAAAATTAAAAGTGGCGAAAATTTTATTTTCGCCGCTTTTTTTATAAGATAATTTTTTAAACACATGGATATTTTCTGAAGTCTTTGCATGTATTGTCAGAAGTACAACAAAGATTGGGTGGACAGCCGCCGCCAATGTCACAATAGATAGGAGCCGGTCCAGCTCCAGTGATTTTCTTTAAATGATGTCTTTTTAATTTTTTCATAATAGTTCTTGTTTTAATTACATTAATTTTTTGGTCATTGTAAATGTATGAATAAGTATCTATCATGTGAGTTATTTATTAATAAAAAATAAGTGCTGTAAATTTTGTTTACAGCACTTACTACAAAAATAATATATATATGAAAAAAACTACTTTATTTTTCTGCTGGTCTGAAAACCAGTCCTGTTTCCTCGAAATAATCTAAAGTGATTCTATCACCGTCATTTACCGTTCCTGCAAGAATCTCTCTTGATAATTTATTTAAAACTTCCTGTTGGATTACTCTTTTTAAAGGTCTAGCTCCAAATGCAGGGTCATATCCTTTATTCATCAGGTAATCCACAGCATCCTGAGTTGCGGTCATAATAATGTTTCGTTTTGCTAACATATCATTGAAGCCCCTTAATTGATACTGAACGATTTTTCCAATTTCTTTTTTTCTTAAAGGCTGGAATAGTACCACTTCATCAATTCTGTTTAAGAATTCAGGACGTAATGTTTGTTTTAATAAATCAAAAACTTCGTCTTTCGTTTTATCTACAATTTCATCCTGGTTTTCTTCAGTGATATTTTCAAAATTCTCCTGAATTAAGTGTGAACCTAAATTCGAGGTCATAATAATAATAGAATTTTTGAAATTCACGACACGGCCCTTATTATCTGTCAGACGTCCATCATCTAAAACCTGCAACAGAGTGTTGAAGACATCAGGGTGCGCTTTCTCAATTTCATCTAAAAGTACCACAGAATAAGGTCTTCTTCTTACTGCTTCCGTTAACTGTCCGCCTTCATCATATCCAACATATCCAGGAGGCGCTCCTACCAATCTTGAAACAGAATGACGCTCCTGATATTCACTCATATCGATTCTGGTCATATTGTTTTCATCATCAAATAAGAATTCTGCTAAAGCTTTAGCTAATTCAGTTTTACCAACTCCTGTTGTTCCTAAGAAAAGGAATGAACCAATTGGTTTTTTTTCATCACTTAAGCCCGCTCTGTTTCTTCTGATCGCATCAGCTACTGCCTGAATAGCTTCATCTTGTCCTACTACTCTGTGGTGAAGTTCAGTTTCAAGATGTAATAATTTTTCTCTCTCGGACTGTAAAAGTTTTGTTACAGGGATTCCTGTCCACTTTCCAATTACTTCCGAAATATTTTCAGAGGTTACCTCTTCTTTGATCAGTTCATTCTGATGGTTTTGCATTTCTAATTCCAGTTTCTGCAAAGCATCTTCTTTCTCCTTGATTTTTCCGTATTGAATTTCTGCTACTTTAGCATAATCTCCTGCTCTGGAAGCTCTTTCAGCTTCTAACTTAAGAGATTCTATATCTTTCTTGATTTGAGTAAGATCCTCACTTTTTTGTTTTTCTTTTAACCATTTAGCATTGATCTCATTCCTCTGCTCAGAAATTTTTGAGATATCTTCTTTTAAATGCTCTATCTTGGTTTGGTTACCTTCTCTCGAAATGGCTGCCAATTCAATCTCCATCTGCATCAGTTTTCTATCTAAAACATCCAGTTCTTCGGGTTTTGAATTGATTTCCATTCTTAATTTTGCAGAAGCTTCATCAATAAGGTCAATGGCCTTATCTGGTAAGAATCGATCTGTGATATATCTTTGAGACATCTCAACGGCAGCAATAATTGCTTCGTCTTTGATTCTTACTTTATGGTGAGCTTCATATTTATCTTTAATACCCCTAAGAATAGAAATTGCAGACTCTGTATCCGGTTCATCAACCATTACTTTTTGGAAACGTCTTTCAAGAGCCTTATCTTTTTCAAAATATTTTTGATACTCATTTAAAGTTGTTGCTCCAATGGCTCTCAACTCTCCTCTTGCCAAAGCCGGTTTCAAAATATTAGCCGCATCCATAGCACCTTCTCCACCGCCAGCACCTACCAGTGTATGAATCTCATCGATGAAAAGAATGATCTGTCCGTCTGATTTTATAACTTCATTAACAACAGATTTTAAACGCTCTTCAAACTCTCCTTTATATTTAGCACCCGCAATTAAGGCACCCATATCCAATGAATATAATGTTTTATCCATTAGGTTTTCGGGAATATCCCCAGATATGATGCGGTGAGCAATTCCTTCAGCAATAGCTGTTTTACCAACACCAGGTTCACCGATTAAGATCGGATTATTTTTAGTTCTTCGGGAAAGAATCTGTAATACGCGACGAATTTCTTCATCACGCCCGATTACTGGATCCAGTTTTCCTTCGGCTGCTAGTTCATTGAAGTTTTTAGCATATTTATTTAAGGATTGGTAAGTCTCTTCTGAACTTGCTGAGCTCGCCTTACTTCCTTTTCTTAATTCTTTAATAGCACCTTCTAATAGATTTTTGGTCACGCCCATATCCTTGAGCATTTTAGAAACTTCAGAGTTTGTTTCCAAAAGTGATAACCATAAATGTTCAATCGTTACATATTCATCACCCATTTTTTTTGCAATGTTCGGTGCGTCCAGTAAAACTTTATTGGCAGATTGTGAAAGGTAAATGTTTCCGCCCTGAACTTTAGGAAGTTTTTCTAAATTTTCTCGGTTACGCTCCCTTACCAGATTTGCATCTGCTTCAGATTTTTTTAATAAGAAAGGTGAAATATTTTCATCTACCTGAAAAATTCCTTCCAGTAGATGTTGAGGTTCTATGCTTTGATTGCCAAATTCCATAGCAACTTGCTGGGCTGCCTGGATGGCTTCTTGTGATTTTACAGTATATTGATTTAAGTTCATATTTTATATTTTTGAGTTGATTTAAGCAATTTAGATTTCAGACCATAAGACCTTGAATTAAAATAAATTTTAAAATCTTTTATCTAAAGTCTGATGTCCTAGATCTAATTTTAATCATTTAATTCGAGTACCATATCGCAAAAACTGTTCAATTATTGAATTTTCAAATATTTAGGACAAAATTTCCGAATATTGCATTTTGAGCTGCGCTTTCACTAGACAAAATTTCCATTTTTTAAAAATCAGTTGTAAATTTTGACATCTCTTATAGTCTTATTATGATTAAAAAGAGTATCTAAAAACTTTATAGACCAAAAATCTACAGTTTAAATCAAAAAAGTTACTTTTGTATTTTACTGATGGAGCTTAAAGAAAAACAAAGAAAAATATTAGACGAAGCCGTTCAGCTTTTCAAAGAGAAAGGTTATATGGGTAGCTCTGTAAGAGACTTGGCTACCAAGCTGAATATAAAGGCTGCTTCCTTGTATGCACATATCCGATCTAAAGAAGAGATTCTTGAATGGATCTGTTTTGGAATTGCACAAGATTTCTTTGTAGAGCTGGAGGAAGTACAAAACACGGATCTCAATCCAAAAGATAAATTGAATTTATTTATTGATAAACATTTATCTATTGTGCTTAAAAACCCTGATGTTACCCATATTTATTCCAATGAATGGAAACATCTTGAAGAAAGGCTTCCTGAATTTGTAGAATTAAGGAAGAAATATCAGCAAGAAGTTGAACAATTAATTTCTATGATCTATAAAGCTGAGAATTGGGAATTAAAATCACCTGTTTTTACGACTAGATTTATTCTTCATACTTTAAACAATTCCTATTTCTGGTTTAAAAGAAATACAGAATCGACTACTGAAATTACCGATGAGATCAGGAATAAGATACTTTTTGGGCTTCTTGGAAATGAAAAACAATAGGCTTAAGGATTGAAATCTTCAATTTAATCTTTTTCATTCTGACTGAGAAAATCTAAATACTAAATTGTATAACTAAAGATCCTCCACTGTATTCCATTCTGAATGACAAGTTAAATGAGAGATTTTATAGGAGATTCAAATATCATTTATTGTTGAAATTCCGCACTGTTTTCGGATAAATTATTTAGAACTATTCAAAATATGACGAAAATCATAAAAATTTTGTCAGCTCCCAAAATCTTTTTAAATTTACACCTAACAAATGTTAGTTAGTTTTTATGGATTTTTCAGTTGAATATTTAAAACTCGACCAATTGAGACAGCTCCAATCTGAAAGATTGGTGAATTTGGTCAGTTATCTTGAGGACAGATCGGATTTTTATAGAAAGAAATTTAATGAATTGGGAATATCACCTCAGGAAATAAGGTCAATTGAAGATATTTCAAAACTACCAATTACCTATAAACAGGATTTAAGAGATAACTATCCTTTCGGATTATTTACGGTTCCAAAAAATGAGTTACAAAGAATTCATTGCTCGAGTGGAACAACAGGAAAGCCAACAGTAGTAGGATATACCAAAGAAGATGTTGATCTTTTCAGCGAGGTGGTTGCAAGATCATTAAATGCTGCAGGTGCAAAACCAGGGATGCAATTGCATAATGCATATGGTTATGGAATTTTTACCGGCGGACTTGGGCTTCATTATGGAGCTGAAAAATTAGGAATGAGTGTTCTTCCTATTTCTGGAGGAATGACCACAAGGCAGGTAGATCTAATCATGGACTTTAAACCGGAAGTAATTTGTTGTTCACCATCCTATGCGCTGACAATTGCTGATGAGTTTGCTAAAAGAGGAATTTCTGCAGCGGAGATTAGTTTAAAATATGCTGTTTTAGGATCAGAACCCTGGACGGAAATTATACGACATCATATTGAAGAGAAACTAGGTGTTCATGCAACCAATATTTATGGATTGAGTGAAATTATTGGACCTGGAGTCTCCATGGAAGATTTTGAAGAAAAAGGAGGTTCTTATATCTGGGAAGATCATTTTTATCCGGAAATTTTAGATCCGGTTACAAAGCAGCCGGTTCCTTTTGGAGAAGAAGGGGTTTTAGTGATCACTACCTTAACGAAAAAAGCAATGCCTCTTTTAAGATATTGGACAAATGATATTACAAGTCTTTATTACGATGAGAACGCTAAAAGAAGTATGGTTAAAATGAGACCTCTTCTGGGAAGAGCCGATGATATGCTGATTGTAAGAGGAGTGAATGTATATCCAAGTCAGATAGAAGAAGCTTTTTCACATGTACAGGGAGTGGTTCCGAATTATTATCTTACACCGATTGAAAAAGAACAGATGTGTGTAGCTCTGGATATCGACCTGGAAATTGATGATGATTTTGTGAAATCTGAGCAACTTGAAATAAATACCGATGATTATGTTATTTTTGTCGGAAACTTTGGAAAAAATATAGAAAACGAAATAAAGAAAAGAGTAGGAATTACAACGAAAGTTAGAATTCATGCTCAAGACAGCTTGCCAAAATGCGAGGGTGGAAAAATTAATAGAATACTTAAGAAAAAATGAATTCATTTTATAAACTAAAAACTGTAAAAGTTCAGAAAGATACCGATGAAGCTGTAAACGTTGCGGTAGAAATTCCTGAAGAGTTGAAGGACAAATTCAGATTCAAGCAAGGGCAGTATCTTAACTTCCGGATGATGATTGATGGAAATGAAGAGAGACGTTCTTATTCTATCTGCAATGCTCCAAGTGAAAAAAGCAACACGTTGGAAGTATTGGTAAAACTTTTAGAAGGTGGAAAAGTTTCAGGATATTTTAATGAACATCTTCATATGGATGAACTGCTGGAAGTGATGCCACCAATGGGAGGTTTTAACACCAGCTATCATCCGACGAATACAAAGACCTATGTTGGTTTAGCGGCGGGAAGTGGAATAAGTCCGGTTCTTTCCAATATCAAAGAAAGTCTTTACCAGGAACCTGACAGTAAGGCTTATCTGTTCTATAGTAACAGAAGCATGAATCATGTTATGAAAAAGGGTGAAATAGACAAATTGGTTGAACATTTCAAAGGAAGACTAAGTGTAGTTTATCTTGTAAGTCGTGAAAAACATGAAGATCCAATTTTTGAAGGAAGAATTTCTCCGGAAAAATTAGATCATTTATTTGAAAGATATACGGATATTGATGTTAAAGAGGCTACTTATTTCATCTGTGGACCTGCGGAAATGATCAAAGGAATTTCTGATTATTTAAAGAAAGATAAAAAAGTACCCGCTATTCAGGTTTTATTTGAATACTTCACAGCTCCGGACGATGAAAATTCTGAAGAAATGAGTGATGAGTTCAAGGCGATTGCCAATATAGAAAGTATGGTAACGGTCATTATTGATGACGATGAATATTCATTCCACCTTAATTCTAAAAAAGAGAGTATCTTAGATAAAGCATTGAAAGACAATCTTCCTGTACCTTTTGCTTGTAAGGGAGGAGTTTGTTGTACGTGTAAAGCGGAAGTTTTAGAAGGAGAAGTTTTCATGGAGAAAAATTTCGCGCTTACCGAAGATGAAGTAGCAAGAGGATTTGTTCTTACTTGCCAATGTCACCCTACAACGAATGTGGTGATGCTTAATTATGACGTTTAAATTGTATTAACGATTCATTGTAAAAAGTATTCATGAATACCTAGGTACTTTTTACATTTTACAAAAAACAAAAGATATGGACTTAGAAAAATTTGTTCAATACGTTCACGAAGAGAATAAAGTAGAACCAAAAGATGTAATGCCTGATGATTACAGAAAATTATTGGTTCGTCAGATTTCACAGCATGCACATTCTGAAATTGTTGGGATGCTACCTGAAGCGAACTGGATCTCCAGGGCTCCTTCATTAAGAAGAAAAATGGCTTTGTTGGCTAAAGTTCAGGATGAAGCAGGACATGGTTTATACCTTTATTCTGCAACTGAAACTTTAGGAAACGGAACTATCAGAGCTGACAGAGATGCTACTTATGATGATATGCTTGAAGGGAAAGCGAAATATTCGAGTATTTTCAATTATCCTACCTTAAGTTGGGCAGATATTGGTGCGATCGGTTGGTTGGTAGATGGCGCAGCTATTATGAACCAGGTCATGTTGATGGGAAATTCTTATGGTCCCTATTCAAGAGCAATGGTGAAAATCTGTAAAGAAGAATCTTTCCACCAAAGACAGGGTTATGAGATTTTAATGGCGCTTTGTCGTGGAACAAAACAACAGAAAGAAATGGCTCAGGCTTCTTTAGATCGTTTTTGGTGGCCGGCGTTAATGATGTTCGGACCTAATGATGACAGCTCGCCAAACTCTAAAATTTCAATGAACTATAGGGTAAAGCGTGAGAGTAATGACAGTCTTCGTCAAAGGTTTATCGATGTTACCGTTTCTCAGGCTGAATTCCTTGGATTAACAGTTCCGGATAAAGATTTGAAATGGAATGAAGAAAGAGGTCATTACGATTTCGGAGAGCTTCCATGGGATGAGTTCATGACGATCCTAAAAGGGAATGGACCATGTAACAAGAAAAGATTACAGACGAAGGTAAAGGCTCAGCAGGAAAATCTTTGGGTAAGAGAAGCGGCAGCAGCTTTTGCGGAAAAACAACAAAAAGAAGTAATATAAATAATATAACAATATACCAATGTAAAAATATAACAATTCTATTGTCATTCAGAGCAAAGCGCAGAATCTTCAATTGGTAACAGTTATATGGATGCATTGTTAAATTTATAATTTGACTATGGCAAATTTAGATATGTGGGAAGTGTTTATTCAGACTAAACCGGGTTTATCTCACAAACATGTTGGAATTGTACAGGCACCAACAGCAGAAATGGCTTTGCAAAATGCAAGAGACGTTTATACAAGAAGAAAAGAAGGAACCTCTGTGTGGGTAGTTCCAAGTAAATATATAGTAACTTCAGAAGGAGTTGATAAGGAATCTTTTTTTGATCCTGCAGATGACAAATTATACCGTCACCCAACTTTTTATGATATTCCTAATGACGTAAAAAACATGTAAGATGAGTGCACTATTCAATTATTTATTAAAATTAGCAGACGACAGCTTCATTATGGGACAGAGATTGTCTGCATGGTGTGGTGAGGGTCCGTATTTGGAAGAGGATATTGCATTGACAAACATTGCTTTAGATGAATTAGGTCAGGCCAATAACTTTTACGTTTATGCATCAAGAGTTGCTGATAATGGAAAAAGTGAAGATGATTTGGCGTTTTTAAGATATGAACATGAGTATCTAAATGCACATCTTACAGAACTTCCCAATGAAGATTATGCACAAACGATTCTTAAAGTATATGTTTTTTCTGTATATCAGAAACTAATGTATGAAGCGTTGTCAAGTTCTGCAGATGAAGAACTTTCTGCAATTGCTCAGAAATCTTTTAAAGAAGTTAGATATCATTATACACATACTGCATCTTGGATGAAAATTTTCGCTCAGGGTACAGAAGAAAGTAAAGCCCGTTTAGTGAAAGCGATTGAAAATATCTGGGAATACACAAAAGGGCTATTCGCAAAAGTAGAAGGAGAAGATGATTTAATAGCTTTAAATATCACTCCGAATGTTGATGAACTATACAACCAGTTTATTGCGATCACGGAAAAAGATTTTCAGGATTTTGGCCTAGAGTATCCAAAGGATCATTTTATGCAGCCAAAATCAAGAACTGGATATCATACAGAATATTTTGGATTCATTCTTTGTGAATTACAATATATGCAGAGAGCTTATCCAGGATGTACTTGGTAAACTATATTAAACTCAGAAATTGAACCAGCTTTTAGATTTATTAAAAACAATCCCAGATCCTGAAATTCCGGTTATTAATATCGTGGAATTAGGAATCGTGCGTGAGGCGAAAGTAACGAGTGAAAATACTTGTGAAGTAATTATTACTCCTACTTATTCGGCTTGCCCCGCTATGTTTACGATCGAAGAAGATATCATGAAAATGATGAAAGAGAATGGTTGGGATGCTAAAGTAGTAACCAAAATGTTTCCGATTTGGACAACGGACTGGTTAACAGATGAAGCAAGAGAAAAGCTTCGTGTTTATGGAATTACACCTCCTGAAAAAGGAGCAGATGAACATCATATTGGGAAACCAAAAAAATGTCCCCGTTGTGGTTCTATGAATTCAAAACAGATCAGCAGATTTGGATCCACACTATGTAAGGCTTCCTATCAATGCTTAGACTGTTTAGAACCTTTTGACTATTTTAAATGCCACTGATTAATGTATTTTTAGTATTATCAATTTAAGTAATGATATACATATAAATCATAGCTTGCTACATTATTTTATATTGTTAAATTAGTGCATTGTTAAATAATAACTTAAAAAACTATGTATACACAACTTGATATTGAAACGCATTTTGACGGAAAGCTAAAAATTGCTTACCTGAATCAACCTGATACTATGAACGCGCTTACAAAGCCATCTTTATCAGATTTAAAAGATTTTATTAAATCTTGTAATGAAGATGATACCGTAAGATGTGTGGCGATTTCCGGAAGAGGAAGAGCATTTTGTTCAGGCCAAAATTTAGATGATGCTTTCGTACAGGGTAATGAACACCATGATAACGATATCATTAGAAAAATAGTGGTGGATTATTACAATCCTCTGGTTACAGAAGTAACGCATTGCAAAAAACCTGTTATTGCATTGGTAAATGGACCTGCTGTGGGAGCTGGTGCAATGTTGGCATTAATCTGTGACTTTGTTTTAGCAGTTGATAAATCTTATTTTGCTCAGGCATTTTCAAATATCGGACTGATTCCTGATACAGGTGGAACTTACTTTTTACCTAAGCTACTGGGAAGACAGTTAGCAAATTATTTAGCTTTCACAGGTAAAAAATTATCTGCAGAAGAAGCAAA is part of the Chryseobacterium paludis genome and encodes:
- the clpB gene encoding ATP-dependent chaperone ClpB, translated to MNLNQYTVKSQEAIQAAQQVAMEFGNQSIEPQHLLEGIFQVDENISPFLLKKSEADANLVRERNRENLEKLPKVQGGNIYLSQSANKVLLDAPNIAKKMGDEYVTIEHLWLSLLETNSEVSKMLKDMGVTKNLLEGAIKELRKGSKASSASSEETYQSLNKYAKNFNELAAEGKLDPVIGRDEEIRRVLQILSRRTKNNPILIGEPGVGKTAIAEGIAHRIISGDIPENLMDKTLYSLDMGALIAGAKYKGEFEERLKSVVNEVIKSDGQIILFIDEIHTLVGAGGGEGAMDAANILKPALARGELRAIGATTLNEYQKYFEKDKALERRFQKVMVDEPDTESAISILRGIKDKYEAHHKVRIKDEAIIAAVEMSQRYITDRFLPDKAIDLIDEASAKLRMEINSKPEELDVLDRKLMQMEIELAAISREGNQTKIEHLKEDISKISEQRNEINAKWLKEKQKSEDLTQIKKDIESLKLEAERASRAGDYAKVAEIQYGKIKEKEDALQKLELEMQNHQNELIKEEVTSENISEVIGKWTGIPVTKLLQSEREKLLHLETELHHRVVGQDEAIQAVADAIRRNRAGLSDEKKPIGSFLFLGTTGVGKTELAKALAEFLFDDENNMTRIDMSEYQERHSVSRLVGAPPGYVGYDEGGQLTEAVRRRPYSVVLLDEIEKAHPDVFNTLLQVLDDGRLTDNKGRVVNFKNSIIIMTSNLGSHLIQENFENITEENQDEIVDKTKDEVFDLLKQTLRPEFLNRIDEVVLFQPLRKKEIGKIVQYQLRGFNDMLAKRNIIMTATQDAVDYLMNKGYDPAFGARPLKRVIQQEVLNKLSREILAGTVNDGDRITLDYFEETGLVFRPAEK
- a CDS encoding TetR/AcrR family transcriptional regulator; amino-acid sequence: MELKEKQRKILDEAVQLFKEKGYMGSSVRDLATKLNIKAASLYAHIRSKEEILEWICFGIAQDFFVELEEVQNTDLNPKDKLNLFIDKHLSIVLKNPDVTHIYSNEWKHLEERLPEFVELRKKYQQEVEQLISMIYKAENWELKSPVFTTRFILHTLNNSYFWFKRNTESTTEITDEIRNKILFGLLGNEKQ
- a CDS encoding phenylacetate--CoA ligase family protein, yielding MDFSVEYLKLDQLRQLQSERLVNLVSYLEDRSDFYRKKFNELGISPQEIRSIEDISKLPITYKQDLRDNYPFGLFTVPKNELQRIHCSSGTTGKPTVVGYTKEDVDLFSEVVARSLNAAGAKPGMQLHNAYGYGIFTGGLGLHYGAEKLGMSVLPISGGMTTRQVDLIMDFKPEVICCSPSYALTIADEFAKRGISAAEISLKYAVLGSEPWTEIIRHHIEEKLGVHATNIYGLSEIIGPGVSMEDFEEKGGSYIWEDHFYPEILDPVTKQPVPFGEEGVLVITTLTKKAMPLLRYWTNDITSLYYDENAKRSMVKMRPLLGRADDMLIVRGVNVYPSQIEEAFSHVQGVVPNYYLTPIEKEQMCVALDIDLEIDDDFVKSEQLEINTDDYVIFVGNFGKNIENEIKKRVGITTKVRIHAQDSLPKCEGGKINRILKKK
- a CDS encoding 2Fe-2S iron-sulfur cluster-binding protein translates to MNSFYKLKTVKVQKDTDEAVNVAVEIPEELKDKFRFKQGQYLNFRMMIDGNEERRSYSICNAPSEKSNTLEVLVKLLEGGKVSGYFNEHLHMDELLEVMPPMGGFNTSYHPTNTKTYVGLAAGSGISPVLSNIKESLYQEPDSKAYLFYSNRSMNHVMKKGEIDKLVEHFKGRLSVVYLVSREKHEDPIFEGRISPEKLDHLFERYTDIDVKEATYFICGPAEMIKGISDYLKKDKKVPAIQVLFEYFTAPDDENSEEMSDEFKAIANIESMVTVIIDDDEYSFHLNSKKESILDKALKDNLPVPFACKGGVCCTCKAEVLEGEVFMEKNFALTEDEVARGFVLTCQCHPTTNVVMLNYDV
- the paaA gene encoding 1,2-phenylacetyl-CoA epoxidase subunit PaaA; protein product: MDLEKFVQYVHEENKVEPKDVMPDDYRKLLVRQISQHAHSEIVGMLPEANWISRAPSLRRKMALLAKVQDEAGHGLYLYSATETLGNGTIRADRDATYDDMLEGKAKYSSIFNYPTLSWADIGAIGWLVDGAAIMNQVMLMGNSYGPYSRAMVKICKEESFHQRQGYEILMALCRGTKQQKEMAQASLDRFWWPALMMFGPNDDSSPNSKISMNYRVKRESNDSLRQRFIDVTVSQAEFLGLTVPDKDLKWNEERGHYDFGELPWDEFMTILKGNGPCNKKRLQTKVKAQQENLWVREAAAAFAEKQQKEVI
- the paaB gene encoding 1,2-phenylacetyl-CoA epoxidase subunit PaaB, with amino-acid sequence MANLDMWEVFIQTKPGLSHKHVGIVQAPTAEMALQNARDVYTRRKEGTSVWVVPSKYIVTSEGVDKESFFDPADDKLYRHPTFYDIPNDVKNM
- the paaC gene encoding 1,2-phenylacetyl-CoA epoxidase subunit PaaC encodes the protein MSALFNYLLKLADDSFIMGQRLSAWCGEGPYLEEDIALTNIALDELGQANNFYVYASRVADNGKSEDDLAFLRYEHEYLNAHLTELPNEDYAQTILKVYVFSVYQKLMYEALSSSADEELSAIAQKSFKEVRYHYTHTASWMKIFAQGTEESKARLVKAIENIWEYTKGLFAKVEGEDDLIALNITPNVDELYNQFIAITEKDFQDFGLEYPKDHFMQPKSRTGYHTEYFGFILCELQYMQRAYPGCTW
- the paaD gene encoding 1,2-phenylacetyl-CoA epoxidase subunit PaaD, with product MNQLLDLLKTIPDPEIPVINIVELGIVREAKVTSENTCEVIITPTYSACPAMFTIEEDIMKMMKENGWDAKVVTKMFPIWTTDWLTDEAREKLRVYGITPPEKGADEHHIGKPKKCPRCGSMNSKQISRFGSTLCKASYQCLDCLEPFDYFKCH
- a CDS encoding enoyl-CoA hydratase/isomerase family protein produces the protein MYTQLDIETHFDGKLKIAYLNQPDTMNALTKPSLSDLKDFIKSCNEDDTVRCVAISGRGRAFCSGQNLDDAFVQGNEHHDNDIIRKIVVDYYNPLVTEVTHCKKPVIALVNGPAVGAGAMLALICDFVLAVDKSYFAQAFSNIGLIPDTGGTYFLPKLLGRQLANYLAFTGKKLSAEEAKSYGLVAEVFNEEEFASKSMEILEKMANMPTAAIKLTKKAFAQSYNNTLKEQLELEGDLQQEAAETEDFIEGVNAFLQKRKPNYKGR